A stretch of Coccidioides posadasii str. Silveira chromosome 2, complete sequence DNA encodes these proteins:
- a CDS encoding uncharacterized protein (EggNog:ENOG410PKDV~COG:K~TransMembrane:3 (i280-298o358-376i397-418o)~BUSCO:2063at33183) produces MAPTPPSVTSSNASTHSPHGRVVRRRNRVPLSCAPCRNRKLKCNRAVPCENCVKRGDALSCTYAQPNARRRNHGSQLQLGTPDDMQSRIDRLESLVLSLMRNGSQSTGAAPVREGRSGDPGFSSLHDRHSSGLSGDDREATARDEESDTEQVTKSFGIMKVDAQNQKSYYVSEAHWTSILNDIVEVKNFWSTHKKQIEEQMEKVRAANSEQDLPSSALIFGAMKPSNKAEIMSSFPSKYTTDILVARYFNTYDPSIHLIHAPTFKKEYARHWQDPSNTSIVWIGMVFAMMRLAVLSYHRDEDEPPEFREKSLDIARSYQSLMAQCLILADYTKPHRYVLEALVLHLQGEYSQTSDAQVSLWVLVGIIVRLAMRMGYHRDASMFPNISVFQGEMRRRLWSFIRCADLLFSFQVGLPSMVRSGDSDTDIPRSLHDDDFDENSTALPPGRPFNEPTPVSYLVAKTRLAFVFGRVLEHSQKVKGSTYEEVMEIDKALRQARELVPEHLHVQPISECDKDPAYLIMSRFGIMSIYHKAQCVLHRPFLNHARENPRYIYSRRTCIDSSMELLRFQLMLHGASRPNGKLRHRTWYSSSFSSHDFLMASTIIALDLYHDYRSHSSEPLYNTAYSKDVQRQEEMLAALRRSRDIWDELKDKSIDAWKAAVVLGMLLEQLNQSSKCSETSHSEQVLDAQDEKQTAAMTLGLLSSGITALGPTSPPHVCENMGKIDPNIQQHLQRNSIESIDHGPPHTSATPFGIFGHMPDMQSFNLDWEAWDTYIQSTAFDATTEARTSSDPQQLQQSQFTIGSLRTENGPNPMPRRTYPNSPGFFESLEAGSFGGGMDMTPEADVPRYNPGQP; encoded by the exons ATGGCACCCACCCCACCATCTGTCACGTCGTCGAACGCAAGTACTCATTCTCCGCATGGACGAGTGGTGCGAAGACGGAACCGTGTCCCATTGTCCTGCGCCCCATGCAGAAATCGAAA GCTAAAGTGCAACCGCGCGGTGCCTTGCGAGAATTGCGTAAAGAGAGGAGATGCCCTTTCCTGTACATATGCTCAACCTAATGCCAGGAGACGGAATCATGGCAGCCAACTACAGCTAGGAACACCGGATGACATGCAAAGTCGTATCGACCGCTTGGAAAGCTTGGTGCTATCATTGATGAGGAATGGGTCGCAGTCCACCGGTGCCGCACCGGTAAGGGAAGGCAGATCAGGAGACCCTGGCTTCTCCTCGCTGCACGATAGACATAGTTCCGGCCTTAGCGGAGATGATCGTGAGGCAACTGCTAGGGACGAAGAGAGTGACACTGAGCAGGTAACTAAGTCGTTTGGGATAATGAAGGTTGACGCTCAAAATCAGAAATCCTACTACGTCAGCGAGGCTCACTGGACCTCCATTCTTAACGAT ATAGTAGAAGTTAAGAACTTTTGGTCGACACACAAGAAACAAATCGAAGAGCAGATGGAAAAGGTACGAGCTGCGAATAGCGAGCAAGATTTACCAAGCTCCGCCCTTATTTTTGGTGCCATGAAACCTTCGAATAAGGCTGAAATAATGTCATCATTCCCATCGAAATATACGACTGACATCCTAGTTGCTCGTTATTTCAATACCTACGATCCGTCAATAC ACCTTATACACGCGCCGACTTTCAAGAAAGAG TATGCGAGGCACTGGCAAGATCCATCAAACACGAGCATTGTTTGGATAGGGATGGTCTTTGCAATGATGCGCTTAGCAGTGTTGTCCTACCACCGAGACGAAGATGAACCCCCTGAATTTCGAGAGAAATCATTGGATATTGCTAGATCATATCAATCTTTAATGGCCCAATGTCTCATTTTAGCCGACTACACAAAACCGCACCGCTACGTCCTTGAGGCTCTAGTTCTCCACCTTCAGGGTGAATATTCACAAACTAGTGATGCACAAGTCTCACTATGGGTTCTAGTCGGTATAATTGTTCGTTTAGCAATGCGGATGGGCTACCATCGGGATGCAAGTATGTTCCCAAATATCAGTGTATTTCAAGGCGAAATGCGTCGGCGGCTTTGGAGTTTTATTCGATGCGCAGATCTTTTGTTCTCTTTTCAAGTAGGCTTGCCCAGTATGGTCCGCTCTGGGGATAGCGACACCGATATTCCGCGAAGTTTACATGACGATGACTTTGATGAGAATAGCACGGCTCTACCGCCCGGAAGACCCTTCAATGAGCCAACACCAGTTTCATACCTCGTTGCAAAAACTCGCCTTGCGTTTGTTTTCGGCCGCGTGTTGGAGCACTCCCAAAAAGTGAAAGGTTCCACATACGAAGAAGTTATGGAAATAGACAAGGCTTTGCGCCAAGCGCGGGAATTAGTCCCAGAGCATCTCCACGTCCAGCCAATTTCCGAGTGTGACAAAGATCCCGCGTATTTGATCATGAGCAGATTTGGT ATTATGAGTATTTATCACAAGGCTCAATGTGTCCTCCACCGACCGTTCCTTAATCACGCACGCGAAAACCCGCGTTACATTTACTCTCGTCGTACATGTATCGACAGCTCCATGGAGCTACTGAGATTCCAACTCATGCTGCATGGCGCATCACGCCCTAATGGAAAATTGCGCCATCGGACATGGTACTCTAGCTCATTTAGCTCTCACGACTTTTTGATGGCCAGCACAATTATAGCCCTCGATTTATATCACGACTACCGATCTCATAGCTCTGAACCACTGTATAATACGGCATACAGCAAGGATGTTCAGAGGCAAGAAGAGATGCTGGCGGCCCTTCGAAGGTCCAGAGATATATGGGACGAGCTAAAAGACAAGTCCATAGATGCATGGAAAGCGGCGGTCGTCTTGGGTATGTTGCTGGAGCAGCTGAATCAAAGTTCTAAATGTTCCGAAACATCGCATTCAGAGCAAGTGCTTGATGCACAAGATGAAAAGCAAACTGCTGCAATGACACTGGGGCTCCTTAGCAGTGGCATAACCGCTTTGGGTCCAACAAGCCCCCCCCACGTCTGTGAGAATATGGGCAAAATTGATCCAAACATCCAGCAACATTTGCAACGGAACAGCATAGAGAGCATTGACCACGGCCCTCCCCACACCTCCGCAACCCCTTTCGGTATATTTGGACATATGCCAGACATGCAATCATTTAACCTAGACTGG GAGGCGTGGGACACATATATCCAATCAACAGCATTTGATGCAACTACCGAAGCTCGGACAAGCTCGGATCCACAGCAGCTTCAACAGTCGCAGTTTACGATAGGATCTCTGAGGACCGAAAATGGACCAAATCCCATGCCAAGAAGGACATATCCCAATAGTCCGGGGTTTTTCGAGTCGTTGGAAGCTGGCAGCTTCGGTGGTGGTATGGACATGACTCCTGAAGCTGATGTTCCCCGATATAATCCTGGGCAGCCATGA
- a CDS encoding uncharacterized protein (BUSCO:8406at4751~EggNog:ENOG410PFBT~COG:K~MEROPS:MER0026493~BUSCO:563at33183), with protein MPSVGDMPTQASPALGYSVAHQNVELDVDFGNQTLEGRTEIIIHPLHKDLKAIRLNFRQGELKRLSINGKPATVKYVDPYRSLQLYGVHQHRKLSSRVDPLLSIPPEPEIIVIIPKSIRIEELDPLSLDGQTQIPLRAGGNIEESADIPIGSKPPDTLIARFTPITVEVEFSLDRPRDGIQFVGMDSFDRRYPHAFTTVSTITGDGCCLFPCIQDLSVRCTWDFCIRCPRTLRDVPRQKGNMTGREITCDDQSMDMVVVCSGDMTDEIIDTNDLTKKVSSFSCNTPLSAQQIGFAIGPFEYVNLTQFRESDEDEQLGQNAIPVHAFCLPGRADEVRNTCFPLAKAVDFISLTYGSYPFSSYKLCFVDSAPWDTSPYAALSMCSNRLLFPDEILDPLYDSTRCLVHALASQWMGVNIIPKEPTDNWVTIGVAYYITDTFMKKLCGNNEFRFRLKQNSDKICDLDVARPSIWHIGALLKLDSSEYEFLSLKAPLVLYILERRLSKASGKATVSRIISRIFLNCRMGDIPNSALTTIFFQKLCERFGHVKLDAFFQQWVYGAGCPRFVATQRFNKKKLVVEMMIRQVQSEQSSPRDLEKSTFMRDVKEELQNIYAGSLQHVFTGSMTIRIHEADGTPYEHIVEIKEAVTKFDIPYNTKYKRLKRNKRQRERAAASSGVDPNSEAQDDVLLYCLGDVLQSEEEILKWRLVEWTKEDEDRMGQESYEWIRMDADFEWICKMSLTMPGYMYLSQLQQDRDVVAQLESIQYMAAQREHPLISTIFARTLMDSRYFHGIRTAAAHALVKHAKEDVDWIGLFHLETAFQELFCLPNSPMTRSNNFSDRSSYALQIAIPNAIAKVRNRNGRCPMRVKRFLYEKLKFNDNSNNEFSDCYYVAALMRSIANALIGGKESIHTKSKLDMTQELERQAEDQLYLDCIAEINRYKRMDEWTSSFQNLYTRTALDCLRRLMKEHRVLDFDVAQFLPYTRIGTFDLVRLDAFRILLDLDNFQHPELLKWFLYVMSTDSSAWMRRELYRAFGITLATVAFGRDDDLTESPLDHSLIVEQESSTDARRAKLARRQTIPGAIHALKQELSENVALKEGLWAACNSICIGVTELSDFLYLCTILYEPAHQVMVVLKYPRYWKAEHIGKGKVRFSKSNRPRTYSIAKSKINTGFSTNQVLDKRKRDDGNATVTSRKITLKVPKLAFMPSPSNADVSSPLRPPKLKLKIKAPYNPDIPHT; from the exons ATGCCTAGTGTGGGAGATATGCCAACCCAAGCAAGCCCAGCTCTGGGCTACTCTGTGGCACACCAAAATGTCGAGCTTGATGTCGACTTTGGGAACCAGACGTTAGAAGGCAGGACAGAAATTATCATCCATCCCCTCCATAAGGACTTAAAAGCGATACGATTGAATTTTCGTCAGGGTGAATTGAAGCGCCTGAGCATAAACGGCAAACCAGCAACTGTGAAATACGTGGACCCCTATCGATCTTTGCAACTCTATGGTGTCCATCAACACCGCAAACTGTCATCGCGTGTCGATCCATTGTTGTCAATTCCGCCAGAACCCGAGATTATTGTCATCATTCCGAAATCAATCCGAATTGAAGAGCTCGACCCGTTGTCCCTCGACGGGCAAACTCAGATTCCATTACGAGCCGGTGGTAATATTGAGGAATCAGCAGATATTCCAATTGGTTCGAAGCCACCAGATACCTTGATTGCGAGATTTACTCCAATTACTGTTGAAGTTGAGTTTTCACTTGATCGCCCTAGAGATGGAATTCAGTTTGTTGGCATGGATAGCTTTGATCGGCGTTATCCACATGCCTTTACGACGGTGTCAACCATTACTGGTGATGGATGCTGTTTATTTCCTTGCATTCAAGACCTGTCGGTACGGTGCACATGGGATTTTTGCATACGGTGCCCCCGCACTTTGCGCGATGTTCCCCGTCAAAAGGGCAACATGACTGGAAGGGAAATAACCTGTGATGATCAATCCATGGACATGGTTGTTGTTTGCTCCGGTGATATGACTGATGAGATTATTGACACGAACGACTTGACCAAAAAAGTATCCTCGTTCTCTTGCAACACGCCATTATCCGCCCAGCAAATTGGCTTCGCAATTGGTCCTTTTGAATATGTCAACCTCACACAGTTTCGTGAAAGCGATGAAGACGAGCAGCTTGGCCAGAATGCCATCCCAGTCCATGCATTTTGCCTTCCAGGTCGGGCAGATGAAGTGAGAAACACTTGTTTTCCTCTCGCAAAGGCTGTGGACTTTATCTCTTTAACCTATGGTTCTTATCCCTTTTCAAGCTACAAGTTGTGCTTTGTTGATAGTGCTCCGTGGGACACTTCTCCGTATGCTGCACTATCGATGTGTAGCAACCGACTACTCTTTCCCGATGAGATTCTTGATCCATTATACGATTCTACCCGATGCCTAGTTCATGCATTAGCCTCTCAGTGGATGGGGGTGAACATAATTCCCAAAGAACCAACAGATAATTGGGTTACCATTGGTGTGGCATATTACATAACAGATACCTTCATGAAGAAGCTGTGTGGAAATAACGAATTCAGGTTCCGGCTAAAGCAAAATTCAGATAAAATCTGTGACCTTGATGTTGCTCGTCCCTCAATCTGGCACATAGGAGCACTTCTCAAATTGGATTCGTCTGAATATGAATTTCTTTCATTAAAGGCGCCCCTGGTTCTCTACATCCTGGAGCGTCGATTATCGAAGGCAAGTGGCAAAGCAACTGTTTCGCGAATTATTTCTCGCATATTCCTAAATTGCCGAATGGGTGATATCCCTAACAGTGCTTTAACAACAATCTTTTTTCAAAAGCTTTGTGAAAGGTTTGGACATGTTAAACTAGATGCCTTTTTTCAACAGTGGGTCTATGGCGCAGGATGTCCCCGTTTTGTGGCCACACAGAGGTTTAACAAGAAGAAACTTGTTGTTGAGATGATGATTCGACAAGTTCAGTCAGAACAGTCGAGTCCTCGCGACCTTGAGAAGTCTACGTTCATGAGAGATGTAAAAGAGGAGCTCCAAAATATTTATGCCGGAAGCTTGCAACATGTCTTTACCGGATCTATGACAATCCGAATACACGAAGCGGATGGCACTCCATATGAACACATCGTGGAGATTAAAGAAGCCGTCACCAAGTTTGACATCCCCTACAATACGAAATACAAACGCCTTAAGCGCAACAAGCGGCAAAGAGAAAGAGCGGCGGCATCGTCAGGTGTTGATCCGAATTCCGAGGCTCAGGATGATGTTTTACTCTATTGTCTAGGTGATGTTCTCCAGTCTGAGGAGGAAATACTGAAATGGCGACTCGTGGAATGGACGAAAGAAGATGAGGACCGAATGGGCCAGGAGTCATATGAATGGATTCGGATGGATGCGGATTTTGAATGGATCTGCAAAATGTCCCTTACGATGCCGGGATATATGTACCTCTCTCAGCTCCAACAAGACCGTGACGTTGTGGCACAACTTGAG TCGATACAATACATGGCCGCTCAACGAGAACATCCTCTGATATCTACAATTTTCGCTCGCACATTAATGGATAGCAGATATTTCCACGGAATTCGAACAGCTGCGGCTCATGCGTTGGTGAAGCATGCAAAGGAGGACGTGGATTGGATCGGTCTGTTTCACCTTGAAACTGCCTTTCAAGAGCTGTTTTGCCTGCCAAATTCACCGATGACGCGGTCAAATAACTTTTCGGACCGGTCTTCCTACGCCCTTCAGATAGCGATACCAAATGCTATCGCAAAAGTGAGAAACCGGAATGGTAGATGCCCCATGCGAGTAAAGAGATTTCTTTATGAAAAATTGAAATTCAATGACAATTCGAACAATGAG TTTTCTGATTGCTACTATGTGGCTGCGCTCATGCGGTCTATTGCGAATGCTTTGATCGGCGGCAAGGAAAGCATTCACACCAAATCCAAACTAGATATGACCCAGGAACTCGAGCGCCAAGCTGAGGACCAGCTTTATTTAGATTGCATAGCGGAAATTAACCGATATAAGCGAATGGACGAGTGGACAAGCTCCTTCCAGAACTTGTATACGCGAACGGCACTTGATTGTCTACGACGTTTGATGAAAGAACACAGGGTGCTTGACTTCGACGTGGCACAGTTCCTCCCGTACACTCGTATCGGTACTTTTGATTTAGTTCGCCTGGACGCGTTCCGGATACTACTTGACCTGGATAATTTCCAGCATCCTGAACTTTTGAAGTGGTTTTTATATGTAATGTCCACAGATTCATCGGCATGGATGCGTCGGGAGCTATATCGTGCCTTCGGCATAACCCTTGCAACTGTCGCGTTTGGTAGAGATGATGATCTCACCGAATCACCCCTTGATCACTCTCTCATTGTTGAGCAAGAGTCCTCCACTGATGCCCGGAGAGCCAAGCTTGCACGCAGACAAACCATTCCTGGTGCAATTCATGCTTTGAAGCAAGAGCTTTCAGAGAATGTGGCTTTAAAGGAGGGTCTGTGGGCGGCCTGCAATTCGATTTGCATTGGTGTTACTGAACTCAGCGATTTCCTTTATCTCTGTACAATTCTGTATGAACCTGCCCACCAGGTCATGGTAGTTCTGAAATATCCGAGATACTGGAAGGCGGAACATATAGGAAAG GGCAAGGTCAGGTTTTCAAAATCGAACCGACCTCGAACATATTCCATCGCAAAGTCCAAAATAAATACGGGTTTTTCGACTAATCAGGTGCTCGATAAAAGAAAGCGCGATGATGGAAATGCGACTGTGACTAGCCGAAAGATAACGCTTAAAGTACCAAAACTTGCGTTTATGCCTTCGCCCTCGAACGCTGATGTGTCTTCGCCATTAAGGCCTCCAAAACTTAAACTCAAGATAAAAGCACCCTATAACCCTGACATCCCCCACACATAG